In Thermodesulfobacteriota bacterium, one DNA window encodes the following:
- a CDS encoding crossover junction endodeoxyribonuclease RuvC: MVIMGIDPGLAVTGWLVLGDKMLAQGTVRTRSDIPTLARVRAIYEELQTVADRYAVDEIVIENFKYYGKNVTSTAKMNRLIGAIYLIGNKRNFCKITEYYADEWMKGIVGKAYKLKSKAVIRFVVEKRLGEKVDTYHTADACGVALYHRDIKRLGDKCQP; encoded by the coding sequence ATGGTAATCATGGGAATTGACCCAGGGCTTGCTGTGACAGGATGGTTGGTATTGGGTGACAAAATGCTTGCTCAAGGTACCGTGAGAACTCGCTCCGACATTCCAACCCTTGCAAGGGTAAGAGCTATATATGAGGAGTTACAAACCGTGGCGGATCGCTATGCTGTTGATGAGATTGTAATCGAAAACTTTAAGTATTATGGCAAGAATGTGACATCAACGGCAAAGATGAACAGACTGATTGGGGCAATCTATCTTATCGGGAACAAAAGAAACTTCTGTAAGATCACCGAATACTATGCTGATGAGTGGATGAAGGGAATTGTAGGAAAGGCATATAAGCTGAAAAGTAAGGCAGTTATCCGCTTTGTTGTAGAGAAAAGACTCGGCGAAAAGGTAGATACTTACCACACTGCTGATGCTTGTGGTGTTGCCTTGTACCATAGAGATATTAAGCGACTGGGGGATAAATGCCAACCGTAA
- a CDS encoding TIR domain-containing protein — protein MARKTFISYKYSEAQGLRDKIIKALGDDATYYQGETADSPDLTDTSTENIKKNLTDMMYNTSVTIVVISPNMKDSKWIDWEIEYLVKEITRKGRTSKANGVVGVIQKVNGGYDWLVTTTKKPDGCSVRSYDTSKLYDIINKNRYKRKGNKYACANCKTYSQLDGSYISLIDAEEFLAVPKKYIENAFEKSEKADDFDLTKQR, from the coding sequence ATGGCTAGAAAGACATTCATTAGTTACAAGTACAGCGAGGCCCAGGGCCTCAGAGATAAGATCATCAAGGCACTTGGCGATGATGCAACATACTACCAAGGAGAGACTGCAGATTCGCCAGACCTAACTGACACATCGACGGAGAATATCAAGAAGAATCTAACGGACATGATGTACAATACATCCGTCACCATCGTGGTCATCTCCCCCAATATGAAAGATAGCAAATGGATTGATTGGGAGATCGAGTACTTGGTCAAAGAAATCACTCGAAAGGGACGCACATCCAAGGCAAACGGCGTCGTGGGCGTTATCCAAAAGGTCAACGGCGGGTATGACTGGTTGGTCACAACTACGAAGAAGCCCGATGGATGCTCAGTCAGGTCTTACGATACATCCAAACTTTATGACATCATCAACAAAAACCGCTATAAGCGCAAAGGGAACAAATACGCATGCGCTAACTGCAAAACTTACAGCCAACTAGACGGATCGTATATCTCATTGATCGATGCTGAAGAGTTTTTGGCCGTTCCAAAGAAATACATTGAGAACGCCTTCGAGAAATCAGAAAAAGCAGACGACTTCGATCTGACGAAGCAAAGGTAG
- a CDS encoding helix-turn-helix transcriptional regulator, with protein MKKSDFNPDRIYEIRIKRGFVLTDLATLCGVSPALVHYWEKGKCTPTPKRIYTLAKKLGIEPEYFFTKDTQ; from the coding sequence ATGAAAAAGAGTGATTTCAATCCTGATAGAATCTACGAAATAAGAATAAAGAGAGGATTTGTTTTAACGGACCTAGCGACACTCTGTGGTGTCTCCCCTGCTCTTGTTCACTATTGGGAGAAGGGTAAATGTACGCCTACCCCAAAGAGGATCTATACTCTGGCTAAGAAACTGGGAATTGAACCAGAATATTTTTTTACAAAGGATACTCAGTAA
- the ssb gene encoding single-stranded DNA-binding protein, with amino-acid sequence MQGINHVVIGGNLGDKPLVRYTPAGTAVTNFDIAVNRKWSDSEGNEKESTVWVRINAWGKQAENIGEYLDKGSPVLVQGELVENRWEDKETGKMRSKLEVRARSVTFLGSKSGSNREVPPSLESDDDIPF; translated from the coding sequence ATGCAAGGTATAAATCATGTCGTTATAGGTGGGAATCTTGGCGATAAGCCACTCGTTCGCTATACTCCTGCAGGAACTGCTGTTACGAATTTTGACATCGCTGTTAATAGGAAGTGGAGTGACTCTGAAGGTAATGAAAAAGAGTCAACGGTTTGGGTAAGGATTAACGCATGGGGAAAGCAAGCCGAAAATATAGGAGAGTACCTAGACAAGGGAAGTCCTGTTTTGGTGCAGGGAGAACTTGTAGAAAATCGTTGGGAAGATAAAGAGACAGGAAAGATGAGGTCCAAACTGGAAGTAAGGGCAAGGAGCGTTACGTTTCTTGGTAGTAAATCAGGTAGTAATAGAGAAGTACCACCATCGCTTGAATCAGATGATGATATCCCCTTTTGA
- a CDS encoding SymE family type I addiction module toxin, whose amino-acid sequence MKRKLKVIERYYDNEFRGGGHSEIRLKGKWLLKFGFKPGAKVEVVPEDGRLVIQLIKDG is encoded by the coding sequence ATGAAGCGCAAGTTAAAGGTGATAGAAAGGTACTACGATAACGAATTTCGAGGTGGGGGTCACTCTGAAATCAGGCTAAAGGGTAAATGGCTTTTGAAGTTTGGGTTCAAGCCAGGAGCTAAGGTGGAAGTGGTGCCTGAGGATGGTAGGTTGGTTATTCAGTTGATAAAAGATGGTTGA
- a CDS encoding helix-turn-helix transcriptional regulator — MEEFKDIIKRLREQSGHTQFSASKAIGKSEAYFGNIESGKFIPSEKTIIDIAKLFNTDPREILEARRQQKEPSEVKEYLQSIKSEIVNEVKQGLGLKRMNQDEEIKGLFNDFKDFDELSENDKEDVRLAIRHVREVIKRKRDRNR, encoded by the coding sequence ATGGAAGAATTCAAAGACATCATAAAGCGGCTAAGAGAACAATCCGGGCATACTCAGTTTTCCGCATCAAAGGCAATAGGAAAAAGTGAAGCATATTTCGGTAACATAGAATCGGGGAAATTTATTCCTTCAGAGAAAACGATAATAGACATCGCCAAACTATTCAACACAGACCCTAGAGAAATACTCGAAGCAAGAAGGCAACAGAAAGAACCTTCTGAAGTGAAAGAGTATCTCCAATCTATAAAGTCAGAGATAGTAAATGAAGTCAAACAAGGCCTGGGTCTTAAACGCATGAACCAAGATGAAGAAATTAAAGGTCTATTCAACGACTTCAAAGACTTCGATGAGCTTTCAGAAAACGATAAAGAGGATGTAAGGCTAGCAATACGACACGTAAGGGAAGTGATCAAAAGAAAACGTGATCGGAATAGGTGA
- a CDS encoding HNH endonuclease, protein MPTVISDELRWTIINRDCYRCRHCGEKGELFFDGNTLKVVDRYHNSYEIDHIVPRSYGGLTEEDNLVLSCRECNRKKGDSVWEPISMCLIEFADFVEKEAGRERI, encoded by the coding sequence ATGCCAACCGTAATATCTGATGAGCTCAGGTGGACTATCATAAACCGAGATTGTTATAGATGCAGGCATTGTGGTGAAAAAGGAGAATTGTTCTTTGATGGTAACACGTTAAAAGTAGTAGATAGATACCATAATAGTTATGAGATTGATCATATCGTACCAAGGTCTTATGGTGGTTTGACCGAGGAAGACAACCTGGTTCTTTCTTGCAGAGAATGCAACCGCAAGAAAGGCGATAGTGTTTGGGAGCCAATATCAATGTGCCTAATTGAATTTGCAGATTTTGTAGAAAAGGAAGCTGGCAGAGAGAGAATATGA
- a CDS encoding ImmA/IrrE family metallo-endopeptidase, whose amino-acid sequence MSLTEEIIYSLESKIPKYNKTPLNYDDFESLCEKEGIITYQCKIPWNGWYLVIDDHPCIIIKKRLMEGHKTFVGFHEYFHFKYHPGTTHFYLARNWLSKIERQASILAALAIIPTCCLIDDIKNNEDISEKYSVPKYLVDFRLDVYDGYRQLKLRR is encoded by the coding sequence ATGTCACTGACAGAGGAAATTATCTATAGTCTGGAATCAAAGATTCCAAAATACAATAAGACTCCTCTGAATTATGACGACTTTGAATCTTTATGCGAAAAAGAGGGCATCATCACATATCAGTGTAAGATCCCATGGAATGGCTGGTATCTCGTTATAGACGATCATCCTTGTATCATTATCAAGAAACGGTTAATGGAGGGGCACAAAACCTTTGTAGGATTCCACGAATACTTCCACTTCAAATATCACCCTGGTACAACCCACTTCTACCTGGCAAGGAACTGGCTGAGCAAGATTGAAAGACAGGCAAGTATCCTTGCTGCACTAGCAATTATTCCTACCTGTTGTCTAATCGATGATATTAAAAACAATGAAGACATTTCGGAAAAATATAGCGTACCCAAGTACCTGGTTGACTTTAGACTGGATGTTTATGATGGATACAGACAGTTGAAACTTAGGAGGTAG
- a CDS encoding SMC family ATPase, whose amino-acid sequence MIVEELRLDNFLSYKELSLNFELVDAVIITGENGSGKSSLIDAFLWALYGRARSSSIDDFVKLGSDGATVELQFSLNGDRYRVIRKRSLKTAKGKSELGFAVMNGDEWKSLGGSLTETQEAIERVLRMDYETLISSTVLRQGESGLFTKAPPNRRKQILSKILNLERYGELEKLARRDADALKGKEETIRLEVGKSQEVLATRVDTEKELRDRREHLASMNELIQSKEKEGDDLAGDIKALELEIQDLVSKKQKRSLLSNEVKELSVKRSGILAKIERFKKVLDKENDVRMAAEEEKNRLKDMESHESNLTVLEDRHGELENEYKEIEMAKLQLSKLESQVKMDEVDHANMVANARRDVERANRDVARLGEVPCSENAEYQKACKFIKDAFEVKAALPVLEMRLRKLEDPAWKPPSKEALDKLKDKTKDYDWQGKEIEVSKTTILAMKGRIATAREGLTKIREIVGMMPEIELAVEELPLLENEKKQVDTKMQTSEKELVALDQEISRYSDKVLTIENAKDRLKNIHAEVEGFSRHRDTTNQDIGRLEHVLATMEELKKSIEKLESEVVGIRDQRRVSEALEEAFRMIPVLIVENAIPFIEDEANEVLGKISSSGMQVRMETQRALKTSDRLAETLDIVIQDNDGERKYEMYSGGESFRVDIALRIGLSKLLAHRAGACLEILIIDEGWGVLDNVGIEQLKECLVGLSGEFKKILVISHIDLVKDMFPNRIEVTKGINGSEARFLN is encoded by the coding sequence ATGATCGTTGAAGAGCTAAGACTTGATAATTTTCTTTCCTATAAAGAATTGTCATTGAACTTCGAGCTTGTAGACGCTGTGATAATAACAGGAGAGAATGGGAGCGGGAAAAGCTCCCTGATAGATGCTTTCCTATGGGCACTGTATGGGAGGGCACGAAGTTCGAGTATAGATGATTTTGTAAAACTTGGTAGTGATGGTGCCACGGTTGAGCTTCAGTTCTCGCTTAATGGAGATCGTTACCGGGTTATACGTAAGAGGTCTTTAAAAACTGCCAAAGGGAAATCTGAGTTGGGTTTTGCTGTTATGAATGGCGACGAATGGAAATCGCTCGGAGGGTCCCTGACAGAGACGCAAGAAGCTATTGAAAGGGTTCTCAGGATGGACTACGAGACCCTTATCAGTTCGACTGTCTTGAGGCAGGGCGAGAGTGGTTTGTTCACCAAAGCGCCCCCAAATAGACGGAAGCAGATTCTGTCAAAGATTTTGAATCTCGAACGGTATGGAGAACTGGAAAAGCTTGCAAGACGTGATGCCGATGCTCTGAAAGGAAAAGAAGAGACTATTCGCCTTGAAGTTGGTAAGAGCCAGGAGGTCCTTGCTACGAGAGTTGATACAGAGAAGGAGCTAAGAGATAGGCGTGAGCATCTTGCCTCAATGAATGAATTGATACAGAGCAAAGAGAAGGAAGGGGATGATCTTGCTGGAGACATAAAGGCGCTCGAATTAGAAATTCAGGACCTCGTCTCAAAAAAGCAGAAACGTTCCCTGTTGTCGAATGAGGTCAAGGAACTGTCGGTAAAAAGGAGTGGGATACTTGCAAAGATAGAGAGGTTCAAGAAGGTACTCGATAAGGAAAATGATGTCCGTATGGCGGCTGAAGAAGAAAAGAATAGGCTCAAGGACATGGAATCACACGAATCGAATCTTACCGTACTCGAAGATAGGCATGGTGAACTTGAAAACGAGTATAAAGAAATAGAGATGGCAAAGCTACAGCTCTCTAAGCTGGAGAGCCAGGTCAAAATGGACGAAGTGGATCATGCGAATATGGTTGCCAATGCACGCAGGGATGTTGAGAGAGCTAATAGGGACGTTGCGAGATTGGGAGAGGTGCCATGTTCTGAGAACGCAGAGTACCAAAAAGCTTGTAAGTTCATCAAGGATGCGTTTGAGGTCAAGGCAGCATTGCCTGTTTTAGAAATGAGATTGAGGAAGCTTGAAGACCCGGCATGGAAACCTCCATCTAAAGAGGCACTCGATAAGCTCAAGGATAAGACGAAGGATTACGACTGGCAGGGTAAAGAGATAGAGGTATCAAAGACAACGATTTTAGCCATGAAAGGACGTATTGCGACTGCTAGGGAAGGACTGACGAAAATAAGAGAGATTGTTGGAATGATGCCTGAAATCGAACTGGCTGTTGAGGAACTGCCGTTATTAGAAAACGAGAAGAAACAGGTTGATACCAAAATGCAGACTTCTGAGAAAGAACTGGTAGCACTTGATCAGGAGATATCCAGGTATTCTGACAAGGTTTTGACTATTGAGAACGCAAAGGATCGTCTGAAAAATATCCATGCTGAGGTTGAGGGTTTCAGCAGACACAGGGATACTACCAACCAAGACATCGGTAGGCTTGAACACGTGCTGGCAACGATGGAAGAGTTAAAAAAGAGCATAGAAAAGCTAGAGAGTGAGGTGGTTGGAATCAGAGACCAGCGGCGTGTATCAGAGGCACTTGAAGAAGCGTTCAGGATGATTCCGGTGCTTATCGTGGAGAATGCGATTCCGTTTATTGAGGATGAGGCTAACGAGGTTCTTGGGAAGATTAGTTCCTCAGGAATGCAGGTAAGAATGGAGACGCAGAGAGCACTGAAAACGTCCGATAGATTGGCTGAAACGCTGGATATTGTAATCCAGGATAATGATGGTGAAAGAAAGTATGAGATGTATTCTGGAGGTGAAAGCTTCAGAGTTGATATTGCATTAAGGATCGGGCTGTCGAAATTGCTGGCACATAGGGCGGGAGCATGTCTTGAGATACTGATTATTGATGAGGGTTGGGGCGTACTTGACAACGTTGGAATTGAGCAACTGAAAGAATGCCTAGTAGGCTTAAGTGGAGAGTTCAAGAAGATACTTGTAATATCGCATATTGACTTGGTTAAGGATATGTTTCCGAACAGGATTGAGGTAACGAAGGGGATTAATGGATCAGAGGCTAGATTTTTGAATTGA
- a CDS encoding thermonuclease family protein produces the protein MGHKYASFLGIIAFLFLLTGILIAQDFYPCTRVVDGDTIVVEIDGTHEKIRLIGVDTPETVHPLKPVEYYGKEASEFTKNMVVGKQVRLEYNWQKRDKYGRLLAYVFLTDGTFVNAEIVKQGYGHAYTRFPFKYLDEFRKYEKEAREKGLGLWGKHRKRK, from the coding sequence ATGGGACACAAATATGCGTCTTTTTTAGGAATTATTGCGTTTCTTTTTCTTTTAACAGGGATTTTAATTGCACAAGACTTTTACCCCTGCACACGAGTCGTTGATGGTGACACTATTGTTGTCGAGATAGATGGAACGCATGAGAAAATAAGACTTATTGGAGTTGATACCCCTGAAACAGTGCATCCATTAAAACCCGTTGAATATTACGGCAAAGAAGCATCTGAATTCACAAAAAACATGGTCGTAGGCAAGCAAGTCCGTCTTGAATATAATTGGCAAAAAAGAGATAAATATGGAAGGTTGCTTGCCTATGTCTTCCTAACAGATGGCACTTTTGTAAACGCTGAGATAGTCAAACAGGGTTATGGACACGCTTATACGAGATTTCCTTTCAAGTATCTTGATGAGTTCAGGAAATATGAGAAGGAAGCGAGGGAAAAGGGGTTGGGGTTGTGGGGGAAACATAGGAAACGAAAATAG
- the sbcD gene encoding exonuclease subunit SbcD, with the protein MKLLHLADTHISDRRSIAGKVIERQGLNLALFDTARCLDVVINYVRNNGIDLVLYAGDVFDFWKPTPEEYRLALETVTEIAKHCRIVIIPGNHDVAKSGRSHGLIPFKYLRNPNLFFSDIPEIIDLDECQVFTLPYPTPSLLRTNDQYKNLTIEELNGVVSSILQKVLRGFEVQRDEGRISIILGHITVAGAMYSESQIVPMHDISIPKKCLTWADYVALGHLHLSQEFYPGSINREGFGDEKDLKGFRVVTIEKGKESLIEFIETPARSYRTFTLNEFVEFMAEKPEVDKETIVRIKDEVTKEEYEKAKELFTRQPFTYLQNSVVIAREARRRSKEATVDMTIDRAIENFVEVNDQYREILGPMKEKAKLLEARLGG; encoded by the coding sequence GTGAAACTGCTTCATCTTGCCGATACGCACATTTCTGATAGAAGGTCTATTGCTGGTAAAGTAATTGAGAGGCAGGGTCTTAATCTTGCTCTTTTCGATACTGCACGTTGTCTAGACGTTGTCATAAATTATGTTCGGAACAATGGCATTGATCTTGTCCTCTACGCCGGTGACGTATTCGACTTTTGGAAACCGACACCGGAAGAGTATAGATTAGCATTGGAAACTGTGACCGAGATTGCCAAGCATTGTAGGATTGTCATCATTCCAGGCAATCACGACGTTGCAAAGAGTGGTAGAAGTCATGGTCTAATTCCATTCAAGTATTTAAGGAACCCAAACCTGTTTTTTTCAGACATACCTGAGATTATCGATCTTGATGAATGCCAAGTCTTTACGCTTCCCTATCCTACCCCATCACTCTTAAGAACCAACGACCAGTACAAGAATTTGACCATTGAGGAACTGAATGGAGTTGTCTCTTCAATACTACAGAAGGTTCTGAGAGGGTTTGAGGTGCAGAGAGACGAGGGGAGGATTTCAATAATACTCGGTCATATCACTGTTGCAGGCGCTATGTATAGTGAGTCGCAGATTGTGCCGATGCACGACATATCCATTCCGAAGAAGTGTTTGACTTGGGCGGACTATGTTGCCCTGGGGCATCTGCATTTAAGTCAGGAATTCTACCCTGGATCGATTAACCGAGAAGGATTTGGTGACGAGAAGGATCTGAAAGGATTCAGGGTAGTAACCATCGAGAAAGGAAAGGAGTCTTTGATTGAGTTTATTGAGACCCCTGCCAGGTCATATCGAACGTTTACCTTAAATGAGTTCGTGGAGTTCATGGCTGAGAAACCTGAAGTGGACAAGGAGACTATTGTACGAATCAAGGATGAGGTTACGAAGGAAGAGTATGAGAAGGCTAAGGAGTTGTTTACGAGACAGCCGTTTACATATCTCCAAAACTCGGTTGTGATTGCGAGGGAAGCCAGAAGAAGAAGCAAGGAAGCGACTGTTGATATGACGATTGATAGAGCAATAGAAAATTTTGTGGAGGTGAATGATCAATATCGAGAGATCCTCGGTCCAATGAAGGAGAAAGCTAAACTGTTAGAAGCACGGCTAGGGGGCTGA
- a CDS encoding Ada metal-binding domain-containing protein, with the protein MKKIRISVSLLVLVVFSVICLAIAADYKYVGSAKSNKYHFPSCRWALKIKSENLVTFKSAKEALTAGYIPCKVCKPPTTD; encoded by the coding sequence ATGAAGAAAATTAGAATTTCAGTATCTTTACTTGTTTTAGTGGTTTTCTCAGTTATCTGCTTAGCCATTGCAGCTGATTATAAGTATGTCGGTTCTGCCAAATCTAATAAGTATCACTTTCCTAGTTGTAGATGGGCATTAAAGATTAAATCTGAAAATTTAGTGACATTTAAATCTGCAAAAGAGGCTTTAACAGCGGGATATATACCCTGCAAGGTTTGTAAACCACCGACTACAGATTGA